DNA from Leptolyngbya iicbica LK:
CAACGTCGTACCCTTCGACACGCGGGTTTTGACTGGAAGGGGAATAATTCAACAATGGAAGCGCCACGTCTGAATCTCCGATATCTGAGAGTTTTTTACAATCGTTATTGCCAATAATAGGGGATGGTGGTCAGGCACTCTGGCAATCCTGAGGAAATCATCACAGAGCTTAACATTCCACCGAAGCTATACGGGGCATCGATTTCAAGACTCTGTGGTGGCTGCATGAGACGCTGAAAAGGGCCACATCTGAGGAGAAGATGGGCCGAAGTTGATGTTTGGCAATGTTTCTTTACCAGCCGAGGACAGAATATTGCGCGGCGGGAATGGCGATCGCTTCGGGCGCAACGTCTCCGCTCGGAACCGTACTGGACTCATCGGGAACATCCATCCGAGTTTCGACACAAAATGAGGCGGTGTTCGATAAGCCAATGACTGTGCTGGTGCGGATGCGAGTCGTCGCATTGGGAAACCAAAACCGCTCGACCGAGCTCATCGTGGAATAGTCGGTCGTTAATACAAGGCCATCCTGGTCATCTACCTGATAGCGACCCACCACGGGGGAAGTTTCTGCATAGCCCTTTTCGCGCAGTAGTTGGCCGGATTGGGCAGAGTCGGTATCGGGGACCAAGACGAGCACGGTGGCGCCCTCTTGGGTCTGCCCCTCCTCATCCCACTGCATAGAACCTTGCCAACTCACCGCTGCACCCCCGATCGCGCGGGCGGGGTCAACGTCATGCATTTGGCAGATTTCCACCACTTTGGAGTCCGTAGCTGGCAAAACAGAAGCGTTAATTTCGAGCTGCCCCAGTTCGGTACGACGCATCGCAAGATGGTGGGTCGTGCGCTGAGAAATCCAGCGACCTTCACTCATCTGAAAAAAATCCATCGCTTCCATAACTAAAGTCCGTCGTGAGTAACATGCAGTTGAGAGTTGTATCGATATTGTAAAGGGGAGCGTGTGAGGAGTTGGCAGAATCGTGAAGAATTTCCATCGATCAATCTGGCGGCGATCGCTGCGCCGACGCCTGGCATGGAGCCTTGTGGGCCTGCTCTTGGGTCTGGGGTGTTGGGCGATCGCGCCGCCAGTCACGGCCCAAAGTGAGGCTGATGCGCCGCCCCCACCAACGGCAGCGCCGACTGAGGCCAATTCACCAACCAGTGAGGGCGGCTCCCTAATGGTGCCCAACGCTCAAAACCCGGTGATTAATCCGCTGAAAACCTGGACGCCTTATCAAATCCGGGAGCTTTTTGCGGAGAACGACAATCAAGCATCGGATACCGCTGCCATTCATTTAGATGGCCGCACCTTATTCGAGGTAGCGGCTCCCATCAGCGAGGAGGATACGCTCAATGCCCTCGAGCGGGCGTCGGCGATTGAAACTGAATTAGAGCGAATGGCCGCAGAGTTTTTGCGTACGGGTAATCCAGACACATTAGAGGTTTATTACGAGGTGGATGAAGAAAGTAATCAACCGGTCATTTACGTCAATGGCCAAATGCTGATGACGGTGACCTATCTGGACGCCCGGATTAACGGGATCAACAGCTTAACGCTACGGGCTCAACAAATTGTGCGGTCGGTTGAAACAGCGCTTCTCCAATACCACCAAGAGCGCCAGTCGGCCTTTCTATGGCAGCAGGTGCGCTGGACCCTGGCAACTTTGCTCATCACCCTGCTGGCGAGTTTTGCCATTAGTCATTTCGCGCGTCAGCTGAGTGTGCAGCGGCAGGCGCTAAAGCAAGGGAACTCGTTGGCGGGGCGATCGCCGACTCCAGAGAACCTGGCACTGGCGTCGTCGGGCCAGGTGAATCACATGCGCACAACCCTATTGACAAAGCAGCGGATTAACAGTCTTGGGATTGTCCGCGATGGGCTCAAAATTGTCCAGATATTTTTGTGGATTACGAGTGGGCTGGTGGTGTTAGGGTTTTTCCCTTACACCCGTTGGCTACAGCCGCTGATCGTGGATTTAATGCGGTTGCCGGTGCGCTTGGTGTTAGCCGGTGTGGTGGCCTATGTCGTGATTCAGTTAGCCAGTCTGTGGATTGATCGACTCTTTTTAATATTTCAAGGACGCACCGAAGTGCATTTGGAGCGATCGCAGCGCTTGATTTTGCGCCTGTCTACCTTTTCTCAAGTGATTAAGGGCGTGGTTGCGGTGGTCATTGTCGGCATTACCACTCTAGTCATTTTGAGCTGGCTGGGCGTGCGCATCGGCCCCCTGGTGGCCGGTGCCGGTTTAATTGGTTTTGCCATCTCATTTGCCTCCCAGAGCCTGATCAAAGACATCATCAACGGCTTTTTGGTGTTGGTTGAAGATCAGTATGGCGTGGGTGATGTCATTACCGTGGGCGCGATGTCGGGCTTTGTCGAAACCATGAACCTGCGCATCACCCAACTGCGGGCCACCGATGGCCAACTCATTACCATTCCCAACAGCCAAATCAATATTGTGCAGAACTTATCGAAGGAGTGGTCACGGGTAGATTTGATGATTCCGGTGGGGTTGACCGCCGACATTAATCAGGCCCTCCAATTAGTGGAAGATGAAGCGACTTTGATGCAACGGGATGAGATTTGGGGATCGTTGATTTTAGAGCCGCCGTTGTTATTGGGGGTGGATGACCTGAACCACGCCGGGGCCACCATTCGCATTTGGATCAAGACGCAGCCGCTGAAGCAGTGGGATGTGGCGCGAGAATATCGCCGCCGCCTAAAATTGGCGTTTGAAGCCGCCCAGATTCCCCTGGGGATCCCGCAGCAAGTGGTGCAGGTGTCCGGGCCGTATGCGCTCAGTCGGTTTGCCCACAACGGGCTGCATGGTCAGGAGGAGATTGAGGCGATCGCCCCAGCGCCAGCCCCACCCACCGGTTCACTGAATGTCACCCCAGATGTGTAATTTACTGGCGATCGCTGAGGAGCCCTGATGTCGCTATCCCCTGCTCAGACTACCCCCGTCGCGATCGCCCAACACCGCTATTGGTATTGGCGGGGTTGGCGCATTCGTTATCTGGTGATGCCCGCGCGATCGCCCCAGGCGGAGTTGCCACCACTCCTGTTGCTCCACGGGTTTGGGTCGAGCTTAGACCAGTGGCGCGACAACCTACCCGAGTTGGCACAACATCGCACGGTGTATGCGTTGGACCTGTTGGGATTTGGGGATTCTCAAAAGGCAGCCACCATCTTTAACACCGATTTGTGGAGTGACCAAGTACAGGCATTTTGGCAAACCTGGATCGGCCAACCCGTTGCCCTGATCGGTCACTCTTTGGGCGCTTTGGTGGCCTTGCATACAGCAGTTAAGACACCCGACATGGTGGAACGAGCCGTCTTGCTCACCTTGCCCGCCGCCCGCGAAGAGCTGCTCTCTGGGTGGATTGAGTCCCTTTCTCGCGGGGCCGAACGGTTGTTTTCGACGCCATTACTGATCCGCCCCATTTTCCAGATCTTTCGCCGCCCGGGAGTAATTCGAGGCGCCTTACGGGGAATTTATCAGCAGCGCGATCGCGTGGATGAGGCATTGGTGCAGCAATTTGTGCAACCAACGGCAGACCGGGGTGCAGCCCGCACGTTGTGTTACTTAGTGCGATCGCGGACCGAAATCCAATTCACCCCCGAAACCAAACAGTTGGTCCCCCAGCTCACGATGCCCACCCTGCTGCTGTGGGGCGACGCGGATCGGGTGATTCCCCTGTCTTGGGGACGACAACTCGCCCCCCTGAATCCACAACTCACCTTACAGGTTGTCCCTAACCTGGGGCACTGTGCCTATGACGAAGATCCAGCGCTGATCAACCGACTCATCCTGGTTTGGTTGGCTGAATCGCCAGAGTCATCCTCAACGGCTGTTGACTCTACCGACTCAGAGCATCGCAGCTAATCCTTCGGGCATCAAAAATTGCGATGGGGAGATGCCGAACTGGTGTTCATCGAAAATCCGGTATTGGGGAAAGTCTGGGAATCGGCCTTGTGATGGCGAGTGCGCCAGCGGCGAATCGCGATCGCCTGCCGTTGAATCGGCGTTAAATAGCCCTCTACTGACGTCAGCTCTGGATCTTCTGGCTCAACAGCTGACCTCGTTCTCGGCTGATAGCTAAGCCCGGGAGCCAAGTCATCAAAATGCTCCTCTAGCAGCAGCGCCCGCATCAGATCTTCCACCGATTCATACCGGTCCACCACATCGGGGCACAACATTTTGGTCAACACGGTCGCGAAGTGCTCACTCACAGCCACCAAGTGCCGCCACAAAATCGCCCCCGTTTTGGGATCAGAGTCAAACTCGATGGGGGTTTTACCCGTCAGCAAAAAGAGGCAGGTCATGCCCAGGGCGTAAATATCGCTGGCATACGTCGGGCGCAAAGCTTGCTGCTCTGGCGGCGCAAACCCTGGGGTCCCCACAAACTGAGTAATCGGAATTTGATAACCGCCATCGCCCAAATCGCCTAGGCACTCTCGCACCGCACCAAAATCAATCAGCACCAGACGACCATCGTCGGCACAGCGAATAATGTTGGGGGGTTTGATATCACGATGGATGATTTTGCAGCGGTGAATAAATTTCACAACGGGCAAAATTTCCCGCAAAAACAGCTTCACCTCGCGCTCGCTCTGCGGCCCGTCTCGCCGGACTTCCCGGGTCAAAACCTCACCCGGCACATATTCCTGCACTAAGTAAAAGCCGTCGTTGATGGTGAAATAGTCCAGGAGTCGAGGAATCTGGGAATGGCTGCCGACTTTGGCTAAGACTTTGGCCTCTTTGCGAAAGCGTCGTTTGGCTCGCTCTAGCGACAGGGGATTACTAACCTTAGGACAGAGCTGCTTGATCACACAAAGGGGACTGCCCGGAATGCCGCCGTCTTGAGCCAGATAGGTGACCCCAAAGCCCCCCGCTGCCAGCACTTTCACAATGCGGTACCGCTCCCGAAACATGTGTCCCGGTTTGTGGAGCTGACGGCGACGCGAAGAACGTCGACCAGCGCCTCGATAATCCGATAATTGAAGCGGTGAATTCTGAGTAGTCATCGGAGTGGCCAAGGTGTCTGGGTCATCTCACCGTGTAGACTTTCACAGATTACACGGTTTCTTCCTGTCGTGGGGGATGCGGAGCGGTTGGCGGGGTCGTGGCTGAGGCGATGGGCAAATTAAACCGAAAGATGCTGCCCTGACCGATCGCGCTTTCTACCTCAATATGCCCGCCGTGCAGCCCGATCAAACGGCGACAAATGGTAAGCCCAATGCCCGTACCGCCAGAGACGCGATCGCGGGAGCGATCGGCCCGCCAAAAGCGATCGAACACATGGGGCACATCTTCGGGGGCAATGCCCGGCCCGGTGTCTTCGACGGCCACCCACAGTTGCTTGGCATCTTTCCAAGCGCGCACCCTCACAGTTCCCTCCTGAGTATGACGTAAGGCATTGCCCAAAAGATTCACCATGACCTGCTCAATGCGTTCGGCATCGGCCTGCGCCAGCGGCAGCTTAGACGGAACATCGAGCTGAAGCTGGACGGGCGCGTCGGGTAATTGTTGATCGGCAAATCGACGCACTACATAATTCAATAGTTCTAGCAGGTCTGTCGGCTGGGGATGAATCGGCAAATAGCCGGACTCGAGCTGCGACAGTTCCTGCAGGTCGTTGACCAGTCGCTGCAACCGTTGAGTCTCCCGTGCGAGACGTTCATAAACGATGGGATCGGGGGCGATCGTGCCGTCGGCCATGCCCTCTAAATAGCCCTTGAGAATCGTCAGCGGCGTGCGGAGCTCGTGGGACAGGTCACTCACTAAATCCCGCCGTCGCTGCTCCACACTTTGAATGTCAGCCGCCATGTGATTCACGCTGTGAGCCAGGCGCGTCAGTTCCAAGATTTCGTATTCCGGCAGCCGCCGATCTAAATCACCGGCGGCAAATGCCCCCGTGATTTCCTCCATTTCCAGCAGTGGTTCGATAATCCGTTTAGACATCCAATAGCTCAGGGAACTGGCCGAAATGCCCCCCACCAAAGCGGCCCATAACAGGCCCCGACCTAACGCAAACTGAAACACATCGACTAACTGCCCCTGAAGCTGAGCAGCCCGAAAGTTGCCGATTTCGACTCGTCGTAGTCGCACCACAAAAAGTCGTGGAGAGTACAACCAGCCGACAGTGGCCAGGGTCAGCATGCCAATCGCCAGCACGATGAGCTGAGCACGAAAGAGGCGACTGCGTAGGCTAGGTTTACTCATACAACATCCGGCTCGTCTTCAAATTTGTAGCCCACGCCAATCACCGTTTTGATGAAAGTGGGTTGGGCGGGATCGGGCTCTACTTTTTTGCGCAGGCGAGCGACATGGGCATCCACAATGCGTTCATCGCCGTAAAAGTCATCGCCCCAAAGCTTGTCAATTAATTGCGGTCGTGTCCACACCCGCCCCGGATAGCTGACAAATGTTGCCAAGAGGTCAAATTCCAGCGTCGTGAGGGAAAGGGTTTCTGGCGCTTGATCGGGCTGCGATCGCACCGCTTCTCGCTGTTGGGGATCAATTTGAAAATGGGGACTTTGTAACTGCGGTGACTGCCCCCCCTGCCGGAGACTGCGACGGAGCAGCGCCCGCACTCGGGCCACCAATTCCCTCGGGCTAAAGGGCTTCACCAAATAGTCATCAGCGCCCGTAGAGAGGCCGATGATGCGATCAAGTTCTTCGCCCTTCGCGGTCACCATCATTATGTAAGGATCTTTTTCGCCGGGCTGTTGGCGAATGCGGGCACACACCTCTAAACCATCGAGGCCCGGCAACATCAGATCTAACACCACCACATCGGGTTGAATCGTTTGCGCCATCTGAACAGCCTGGTCGCCCCGGTGACAGAGATGGACTGTGAACCCCTCTTTTTCCAGATATAGCTGGATGAGATGGGCAATTTCTCGTTCATCTTCGACAACCAGAATGTCCATAAGCGTGCTTCAGACCAAAATCAGTCGCAGAGGGAAGGATGGAGGGGAGGGTGGATACAGCCATCGACGGCGTAACCTAGCCCTATGCTAAAGGGCAGATGTCAATCTGTGGATGAGGATGCCCAAACTGCCCCCCAAGGACTATGTGGAGTCGGTCGATTGGCCGCAGACGGTGACGCTACAGCCCATTGGCTGGGTGCGATCGCCTTACACTGAACGCCACGGTACGCCCCGCCAATCGCAGCTCTCGCACCCACCTGCCGACTATGAACCGGCGATCGCTCGCATTGAGCTTTTTGAGGAGGTCGTCCCCGCGATCGCCCTCAAAGATTTGGCTGGGTTTGACTACCTTTGGGTGATTGCCTGGCTGCATTTAAACCAAAATTGGAATCCGACGGTGATGCCACCGCGCGGGCCACGAGTCCGCCGGGGCACTTTAGCGACTCGGGCTCCCCATCGCCCCAATCCCCTGGGGCTCAGCGCTACCCGCATTCTCAATGTTGAAGGTAACGTGATTGAAGTTGCCGGCATTGATTTTTTAGACCGCACGCCCGTACTGGATATCAAGCCTTACGTGCCCTACTGCGATGCTTTTCCCCAGGCTAAGGCAGGCTATGTGGATGAGGCCGAAGCGGCGATCGCGGCGGAAACGGACATCTTTGGTCAGGCCGGTCATCCCCTCAAATAACCGCGATATTTCAACTAAAGTCATTGAATTTCTCAATCGGCTTTCGCGAAAAGAGGCAATGCCTACAGTTCAATCCCAGTGTTCTGTGATTGGATAGCTGAGCCAAACATCGAAAAAGGAACCGAGTAGTGAA
Protein-coding regions in this window:
- a CDS encoding phycobiliprotein lyase, which encodes MEAMDFFQMSEGRWISQRTTHHLAMRRTELGQLEINASVLPATDSKVVEICQMHDVDPARAIGGAAVSWQGSMQWDEEGQTQEGATVLVLVPDTDSAQSGQLLREKGYAETSPVVGRYQVDDQDGLVLTTDYSTMSSVERFWFPNATTRIRTSTVIGLSNTASFCVETRMDVPDESSTVPSGDVAPEAIAIPAAQYSVLGW
- a CDS encoding mechanosensitive ion channel family protein translates to MKNFHRSIWRRSLRRRLAWSLVGLLLGLGCWAIAPPVTAQSEADAPPPPTAAPTEANSPTSEGGSLMVPNAQNPVINPLKTWTPYQIRELFAENDNQASDTAAIHLDGRTLFEVAAPISEEDTLNALERASAIETELERMAAEFLRTGNPDTLEVYYEVDEESNQPVIYVNGQMLMTVTYLDARINGINSLTLRAQQIVRSVETALLQYHQERQSAFLWQQVRWTLATLLITLLASFAISHFARQLSVQRQALKQGNSLAGRSPTPENLALASSGQVNHMRTTLLTKQRINSLGIVRDGLKIVQIFLWITSGLVVLGFFPYTRWLQPLIVDLMRLPVRLVLAGVVAYVVIQLASLWIDRLFLIFQGRTEVHLERSQRLILRLSTFSQVIKGVVAVVIVGITTLVILSWLGVRIGPLVAGAGLIGFAISFASQSLIKDIINGFLVLVEDQYGVGDVITVGAMSGFVETMNLRITQLRATDGQLITIPNSQINIVQNLSKEWSRVDLMIPVGLTADINQALQLVEDEATLMQRDEIWGSLILEPPLLLGVDDLNHAGATIRIWIKTQPLKQWDVAREYRRRLKLAFEAAQIPLGIPQQVVQVSGPYALSRFAHNGLHGQEEIEAIAPAPAPPTGSLNVTPDV
- a CDS encoding alpha/beta fold hydrolase — its product is MSLSPAQTTPVAIAQHRYWYWRGWRIRYLVMPARSPQAELPPLLLLHGFGSSLDQWRDNLPELAQHRTVYALDLLGFGDSQKAATIFNTDLWSDQVQAFWQTWIGQPVALIGHSLGALVALHTAVKTPDMVERAVLLTLPAAREELLSGWIESLSRGAERLFSTPLLIRPIFQIFRRPGVIRGALRGIYQQRDRVDEALVQQFVQPTADRGAARTLCYLVRSRTEIQFTPETKQLVPQLTMPTLLLWGDADRVIPLSWGRQLAPLNPQLTLQVVPNLGHCAYDEDPALINRLILVWLAESPESSSTAVDSTDSEHRS
- a CDS encoding serine/threonine-protein kinase, whose amino-acid sequence is MTTQNSPLQLSDYRGAGRRSSRRRQLHKPGHMFRERYRIVKVLAAGGFGVTYLAQDGGIPGSPLCVIKQLCPKVSNPLSLERAKRRFRKEAKVLAKVGSHSQIPRLLDYFTINDGFYLVQEYVPGEVLTREVRRDGPQSEREVKLFLREILPVVKFIHRCKIIHRDIKPPNIIRCADDGRLVLIDFGAVRECLGDLGDGGYQIPITQFVGTPGFAPPEQQALRPTYASDIYALGMTCLFLLTGKTPIEFDSDPKTGAILWRHLVAVSEHFATVLTKMLCPDVVDRYESVEDLMRALLLEEHFDDLAPGLSYQPRTRSAVEPEDPELTSVEGYLTPIQRQAIAIRRWRTRHHKADSQTFPNTGFSMNTSSASPHRNF
- a CDS encoding sensor histidine kinase gives rise to the protein MSKPSLRSRLFRAQLIVLAIGMLTLATVGWLYSPRLFVVRLRRVEIGNFRAAQLQGQLVDVFQFALGRGLLWAALVGGISASSLSYWMSKRIIEPLLEMEEITGAFAAGDLDRRLPEYEILELTRLAHSVNHMAADIQSVEQRRRDLVSDLSHELRTPLTILKGYLEGMADGTIAPDPIVYERLARETQRLQRLVNDLQELSQLESGYLPIHPQPTDLLELLNYVVRRFADQQLPDAPVQLQLDVPSKLPLAQADAERIEQVMVNLLGNALRHTQEGTVRVRAWKDAKQLWVAVEDTGPGIAPEDVPHVFDRFWRADRSRDRVSGGTGIGLTICRRLIGLHGGHIEVESAIGQGSIFRFNLPIASATTPPTAPHPPRQEETV
- a CDS encoding response regulator transcription factor, translated to MDILVVEDEREIAHLIQLYLEKEGFTVHLCHRGDQAVQMAQTIQPDVVVLDLMLPGLDGLEVCARIRQQPGEKDPYIMMVTAKGEELDRIIGLSTGADDYLVKPFSPRELVARVRALLRRSLRQGGQSPQLQSPHFQIDPQQREAVRSQPDQAPETLSLTTLEFDLLATFVSYPGRVWTRPQLIDKLWGDDFYGDERIVDAHVARLRKKVEPDPAQPTFIKTVIGVGYKFEDEPDVV
- the tsaA gene encoding tRNA (N6-threonylcarbamoyladenosine(37)-N6)-methyltransferase TrmO, giving the protein MPKLPPKDYVESVDWPQTVTLQPIGWVRSPYTERHGTPRQSQLSHPPADYEPAIARIELFEEVVPAIALKDLAGFDYLWVIAWLHLNQNWNPTVMPPRGPRVRRGTLATRAPHRPNPLGLSATRILNVEGNVIEVAGIDFLDRTPVLDIKPYVPYCDAFPQAKAGYVDEAEAAIAAETDIFGQAGHPLK